In the Silene latifolia isolate original U9 population chromosome 1, ASM4854445v1, whole genome shotgun sequence genome, ATACTACAATGCGCATCCCATAGAAGGCACCATGCCCCGTCTTCTCCCTCAAAAGGCGCCATTTCCTAGGGGCCTCGAGATTAATGGCACCATCTTGACTAAGACCGTTTATATGCCATTCATAAGGCTCTTCAGGCAAGAATTCTCCAGCCGTAATACTTTCTGTCAAGTAGTCAGCCTTCAGAATCCACCTGCATTCACTTAAAATTAATAACCGATAACATGTGAGTATATGGATTACAATTTATAAATAAAGATAATCATATTATACCTCCCTGAAGCTGCAGCAGCGAAGAACTTTTCTGTTCTGCGAATTGGGTCGGGAACAATAAAATGTGTTGCTTGATAAGACCATTGATGAGAATCTCTGCAGTGTTTTCCTTTAAGACGTTTAATGAGTAGTTGAAACTCCTTTCTCTGTAGCTTATGCCCACTAACTATGAAACATGCTTGTTTACTTTTAACTGCTGTTAAACCACTCTGAATGGTCAAGGACTCTGAACTGTTAGCATTGTTCTCCCTTACAGGCGGTATGGATTTGGGTAGAGCGCCATTACTTTTTTCATCTTCATGAAAAAGAAACTCATTTTCCTTATCAGCCTTGTTCAACATGAGAGTTCCACACCTTTTCTTCCCATCAATTTTCTTACCCTTAACAGCACCTTGATGGTTAGCAACAATTGAATCATTTAATTTGCCAGACAAATTCCCAGATTTACCATGAGCAACTGACATATTTTCCTTTTCGGCTGAAATAAGACTCGCTAACTTGGATAAACGCATAGTCCCAGGTTTCTTTTTCCCAGTGTGTTTCAAATCCTTCATAGTACACTGATTGTTTGCACAAGGGTCACCCTCATTTTCACCTTCCCTCAGCACCTTGAATGTACCTGGCAATTTCTTACGCAGTTTATCATCAACATGATCGCCTTTATCATGATCGCCTTTATCAATAGCCGACTCAACTTGAACAGGCCCTTTCACCAATTGGTCTCCGCGCCTTTTCTTTCCAGCAGCTGTCAGAGTTTTTCCATTAGCACTTTCTTTCTCCTCCCTAACTTTTTTACCTACATCAACATCTGCATCGTGCAAAACTTCTTTTGGTGCTCTAATGACAGTCTTCTGCTTCTCCTTAGCTTGACCAGAAATCACCTTCTCCTGCGCCAAATGTTGATTCTCATGCTCTTTGTATAAGTTAGCAACAAATGGAGTGGTCATTTCAGCCTTCTCATATGTTTCCTCATTGACAGGGTTAGCATAATCATTTATTTGGGCTGTGGAGTTCATGAGTGGTTTAAACTTCACAGTGCTGGATTCATCGGTACGAGGGGCCATATCATTATCAACAACAAATGAATTTGCATTATCTTTTCCTTCAGTGTGACTGGTTAAATGTAATACTGCATCATCTTTGGAAAAATTGACACTCAGAGAGCCTTTATGAGCATCAGTTGTCTTCTGGCTTACTTTAGATCTAGAACCCATTTTTTTCCTAGCAGCCATTTTCTTCCTTGGTGGCTTTGAAGTCAAGCTACCAGTTTGATCATCAGTATTCAACTTCGCATTCCCAGACTTTGAAGACTCTAACTTCTTAAGCTCAGGAGAAAAGGGTACATTTTCTTGTATAATCTGTGGCTTAGACATCATTTTGTCGACACCTGGCAAAGCACATGAAACAACATTACCAATAATAGGACTAGTTCGGGTGCCCATGCCAGATATACCCACTTCCAGCTTCTCAAGGGTTAAAGATTCGCATGGAACGTCATTCACTAACTTATCTTCAGATGCTCTCACAGTTTGAGAACTAGTACAGCTGCTAATAGTTAGGGAACTTTTTTTGCTTCTCTTAAGAGGACCACTCACTGGGGTTTCAGGCTCTGGTGCATCTAAACTTTTATTCGCTGTGCCAATTAATACCCGTGAATCGGTGGCAACGTGAGGGACATCTAAATGGCCAGAGAATTGCTTCAGATGTGGCAACACACACTGACCTTCCACATCAGGACTGTAGTTGCCAACATGAACCCCAGATAATCTTTTGGActtcaatcctccaacacttgTTGATCCAACTATCACTTCATCTTCTTTCAAATTGGAGGCTCCTACATCATTTGATTCTAAATACCCCTTTGGTTTTACCTGTGAACCAACAGATTTCCCATCAGATACATTGGATGTTCGAGCAAATTTTCTCAGATTTGAAGGAGTACAATAGTCTGTTAGGGAATCAGCTGATCGTTTAGGACGTTGTCCACTCAGGTTTCCCGATTTCTCTCCAACATGCAATGGACTACTAAACTTTGCTGGAGTCTTTCCCACATTTTGCTCATCGTTATTCGGTTGTATTAATGAGTGTGTGTCAATCTTGTGAAGAACTTTAGACTCCATTACTTGCTCTGGCTTTAATGGCAACCTTGCCTCATACACCCTGCCATTCATAAGCATTTGATGAGTTAGCCTTGTAGTAATGTCCGCAGTTTCATCTTCAGAATCTTCAGCCACAGCCTCCATCGTTTCCAACTCAAAGCTACTGCAGGACAGGAAAACTATGTTAACCATTTGAACCAAAAAGACTGACAAGCAAACAAACAATACGAAAAATAAAAAACAGCAGAAAAGATGGGAAAACAAGAAAGGGTAAATCTTGGACAAAAGCAGCACGTAAATAGTTTTGGTAAGATACCCTGACCACTCCGATGAAAGTGAAACAAATCTATACTAGTACTCCGTATCAGTTAgcaaattatactcacaaaagcTGACTAACTAACCTTTTACTATAATTTTCTTCCGGCAGAATTTTCCACTGCTTTAAGCTGCAAAGCGAAAAACATGAAGTTCAAGATTTGAATGCTTTTAGTTAATAATTGGGCAACAAAGAACCTGAATGTTCAAAACCTCAATGGAAATAAGGTAATCAGACAAACATACCAATCTTCCAACCAGCGATGATTTACTAGTTTTATTTTCGGACGCTTGCTACTCGACACATATTTTTGCCCTGTAGAAATTTCAAAACAAGCCAAATATATGAGCATGTGACCATgacaacttaaaaaaaaaaaaaacaattgtcCAGTGTTTCATCATAGCCAGCTGAAATGACTGCATAATTAAAATCCAATTATATTTCCAAGAGTAACCGTAAAATTAGATGCTTCTACTTGGACAGATGGAGGTTGGAAAACGGATCAATAACCTTCAAACTTGTAGCATATAAGATGAGTAACAGAGGTAGGAATCAGTGCTCCAGAAAACTGCGCTCCAGTCAAGCTCACCATTGTCTACAATGAAATCAATAGATAATATCAGGCAATTTTGCAAGACAACAACTCTATAAATCAATCTTCGGCAATCATCAGAGTTCATAATAGGAAGTAACAGAAAGAATCGATATCATACGCGTATGTACTCTCGAAGATAACCCTGATATCCAGACATACAAATAACAAGCTTTTTAGCACCTGGAATCCCATTAAGCTCCTTTGCTGGCCTATATATAATCTTTTGAGTAAATATGGAATCGAATCAGTTGACATTTCCAACgaataacttaaaataaaattgaaCTGACTCAAACAAGGTCTAGAGCAAAAAGAAGCAAAGTTCTTAATGTTTGAGGTCTTCCACAACATGTTACATCAAAAGAAAATAAAGGTTAAAGGGGGACGGTAAAAGAGCTTACAGAGGAAGTGTTAGCCGGCTTTCCAGCAATTAAGCTATGATCAATCCATGTACTCGTAACAAGTGCCGTTCCATCCCGTCTAGCAGCAACACAAATAGGATCATCCTAGACGCATTAGAGACCAAAAATAAGTGAACGGTTTGAAACTACTCAAAAGTCCTccacaaaaatgataaattccgaAAGAAAGGTGTCAATCAAGTCTGGACTTGATTATGAGAAATGGAATGTAAATTCACACACACTGACGGTCAATAATTGTGGTTTATTAATGACTATCAATCTACGTAAGTTCATCCCTGAGCTTTTTATCTACAGTAAATGTCCAATTTTCGCAAAACAATTTTTAAGTCTTCCAAAAGTAGATTTTGCAACATACAAAATACAAGAAATGCATAGAATAATACACCCTAAAGTATACAATACAACcgctaatcatttgtttatcatcTACTCTTTGTAAGAGGTAATTTTAAGCAAAGCAAAGAAACCGATTGAGACCTGGGGAGTAATGTTCCTATTTGATTAAAAAGGCCAAAGTTTTTTTCCCTGTAAATATATCGAAATACTGTGATATGATAAAGTATTCACAGTTGGTATACAAATTACCTTTCAAAAGTTATAATTtcaacaaaacaaaaaagaatGTCGAAGAATAATATCTGATAGTCATTGAAAATATCTCAGAAAGTTATACAAGATCATCGTAAAAACTATTTAAGCTAATCAATCCACATTTCATGAGCAAAGATAAATTTACTCCCTTGAtaccaatcatttatttacctttcgaTTAAAATACCTCTCATAAAGAACATAAAGTAAAGAA is a window encoding:
- the LOC141591505 gene encoding BRCT domain-containing protein At4g02110-like, whose amino-acid sequence is MATMEFDYPNLFQGIRFHLAGFDPQMHDQVKLKIVSCGGVYVAENSSDCTHVIVYNLLLDDPICVAARRDGTALVTSTWIDHSLIAGKPANTSSIIYRPAKELNGIPGAKKLVICMSGYQGYLREYIRTMVSLTGAQFSGALIPTSVTHLICYKFEGQKYVSSSKRPKIKLVNHRWLEDCLKQWKILPEENYSKSSFELETMEAVAEDSEDETADITTRLTHQMLMNGRVYEARLPLKPEQVMESKVLHKIDTHSLIQPNNDEQNVGKTPAKFSSPLHVGEKSGNLSGQRPKRSADSLTDYCTPSNLRKFARTSNVSDGKSVGSQVKPKGYLESNDVGASNLKEDEVIVGSTSVGGLKSKRLSGVHVGNYSPDVEGQCVLPHLKQFSGHLDVPHVATDSRVLIGTANKSLDAPEPETPVSGPLKRSKKSSLTISSCTSSQTVRASEDKLVNDVPCESLTLEKLEVGISGMGTRTSPIIGNVVSCALPGVDKMMSKPQIIQENVPFSPELKKLESSKSGNAKLNTDDQTGSLTSKPPRKKMAARKKMGSRSKVSQKTTDAHKGSLSVNFSKDDAVLHLTSHTEGKDNANSFVVDNDMAPRTDESSTVKFKPLMNSTAQINDYANPVNEETYEKAEMTTPFVANLYKEHENQHLAQEKVISGQAKEKQKTVIRAPKEVLHDADVDVGKKVREEKESANGKTLTAAGKKRRGDQLVKGPVQVESAIDKGDHDKGDHVDDKLRKKLPGTFKVLREGENEGDPCANNQCTMKDLKHTGKKKPGTMRLSKLASLISAEKENMSVAHGKSGNLSGKLNDSIVANHQGAVKGKKIDGKKRCGTLMLNKADKENEFLFHEDEKSNGALPKSIPPVRENNANSSESLTIQSGLTAVKSKQACFIVSGHKLQRKEFQLLIKRLKGKHCRDSHQWSYQATHFIVPDPIRRTEKFFAAAASGRWILKADYLTESITAGEFLPEEPYEWHINGLSQDGAINLEAPRKWRLLREKTGHGAFYGMRIVVYGECIAPTLDTLKRVVKAGEGTILATSPPYTRLLNSGVDFAIISQGMPRVDVWVQEFLRHEIPCVSVDYLVEYVCKPGYPLDRHVLYNTHEWAAKSFARLSSLSIQSATPKN